One genomic window of Punica granatum isolate Tunisia-2019 chromosome 1, ASM765513v2, whole genome shotgun sequence includes the following:
- the LOC116197560 gene encoding extensin-like — MFHFNMAHLRLRPLPWSLVWIMLPLLNVLIMLPLMTSQQDPTGNPATSYSPPTSYGTVCISDCPTCPLICTPPPSSPEEPYVSPPLLLPPPSSPPAGRHHHSPPPQPYFSPPPPGLPTLPTPPPPFKYSNTPPEYGYAPPSMGGLLLPPPPPFKYSSTPFSSPAPPNSIPPHDYAYPYYYYYASKAATVHHGHVFPLFIVSLMFLSMIW, encoded by the coding sequence ATGTTCCATTTCAATATGGCTCACCTAAGACTACGTCCCCTTCCATGGTCTCTTGTATGGATCATGTTGCCGCTTCTCAATGTTCTCATCATGCTTCCTCTTATGACCTCTCAGCAAGACCCAACGGGGAACCCGGCAACATCCTACTCTCCGCCTACCTCGTATGGCACGGTATGCATAAGCGACTGCCCTACCTGTCCTCTCATTTGCACGCCACCCCCTTCGTCACCTGAAGAGCCCTATGTGTCCCCTCCGCTCTTGCTGCCGCCGCCATCATCACCGCCGGCAGGCCGGCACCACCACTCACCGCCGCCCCAGCCGTACTTCTCTCCTCCGCCACCAGGCCTCCCTACCCTTCCAACTCCGCCACCACCATTCAAGTACTCCAATACGCCACCTGAGTACGGGTATGCCCCGCCATCAATGGGTGGCCTGCTCCTGCCACCCCCTCCACCGTTCAAGTACTCCAGCACGCCATTCTCGAGCCCCGCACCGCCCAATTCAATTCCCCCCCACGACTACGCCTACCCTTACTACTATTACTATGCCTCAAAAGCGGCTACTGTTCATCATGGTCATGTCTTTCCGCTTTTCATTGTGTCATTGATGTTCTTGAGCATGATCTGGTAA